In Xenorhabdus griffiniae, the genomic window TGGAAGCGGTTCAACAGGTTATCCTCTTCAACTAAGTGCGTGTTTCTGCCAACGCGCTTTAGATCGCGATAAGCGGCCAGCCGACAAAATGGGGAGGATGTTCTCAAGAGAGATGCGAGTGAACAGCGTGTTTAATCTTTTTCCAAAATTCTTGGGCCGGTTCCATCTTGTCCAAGAACATCATTCGGATTACGTAAAGGACACTCTGTTAACGAAAGGCATCCACACCCAATACAATTACCTAAATTATCTCGTAATCGGATGAGTTTTTTGATGCGTTGATCCAGAATATTCTGCAATTGTAAAGAAAATGTTAGCCATTGTTCGGCTGTCAATTGACTATCAGGTGGAAACTGGTCTAGTGCTTGTTTTATTTCTTTCAGAGAAATACCTGTGCTTTGTGCGACTTTGATGATCGCAATATAGCGCAATACAATTGAAGGAAAACGGCGTTGGTTACCTTGATTGCGTGAACTTTTGATTAATCCTTTCGACTCATAAAAATGGAGGGCAGATATAGCAACTCCGCTACGTTTTGATACCTCTCCGATAGTTAACGCCCGATTAAAATCAATGGAATTATCTTTTTCCATATCGATGAACCCTAATTTAACTTTAGGTTGTATACTGCACTGCTTTTTATCATTTGAAAAAAACCGTGCCTTTTCGCTGAAAATTGAGTGTATACCAATCTAACTTCAAGATGTGTCTTATATCTCCCCGCGTAGCGGGGAGATATAAATAATCACATTGATTTGCAAGCTGCAACTTGAAGTTTAATGTGTATAAATTCATTTTTTCATTTCGATAATGTAGTAGTTACCATTTTCTGTGGCAAAATCCATGCTGTAGATATTTGTGATAGAGAGACTCGCTTTTTTTGCCATAAATTCAAATTCTGATTGATATCGTTTCTTGCCTAACAGAAGAGTATCTATATATAAATCAAATGATACTGCCTCATTTGGCTCTTTAATCATATCGATAACATATAAAACGGAATCTTCCCGCATGGCTTTATGGCAGTTTTTGAGAATATCAATAGCTTGATTATCTGGCCAATCATCTAAAACATTTTTTATGCTGTAGGCATCATATCCTGCTGGAATAGTAGAAAAGAAATTACCATTGATAAAAGTAATCCCTTCTGATTCTTGCCTGATAAAATCATATTGATCCATGACATGGCATTGGATATGTGGATAGTGCATTTTTATACTTTTTGCCAAAGAACCCACCCCACCCCCGATATCAATCAATGAAGAAATGCCATTTAGAGGAATATGTTCAATAATATGTTCATTCATCTTATCGGTCATTTTTGCCAATAAATTATCAAAAACCGTTTTGATGGTTTTATTTTTTTCATGATTGAGATAATCAAAAAATGGCTCATGATGGGTAAGTTCAAAAGCGGATTTTTTATTCGTTTTGCTTAAGGAGGAACTGTATTGTGACCAAGCGTTCCAGAAGGCAGGATCTAATTCGAACTTTATATATAATGTTTCAAAGCTGTTTGGATCACTGAGTGATGCCCATTGTTCAGTAAGGTAAAATTTATCATCTTTTTTGGTTAACACATTAAGTGTTTGCATATAATTCAATAACCTATGGAATCTGTCTTGATAAACATGACATAGCTGAGCAATTTGTTCCACGGTTTTACCATCTTGGGTACTTAAATATAATGGTGCTTTACTATCTACAAAAGCAAATAGTGCATTCGATTTGCGATAGGCAGTAACCATTTCCAATGACATTATTATTCCCCTTATTCAAGTTTTTAAATAAATTGAAATTCATTGGGTATATGTATTTTTATTTTAAATTTTGTAATTATTTTTATATACGCATTAAACTTCAAGTTACAACACGCTATGAAATCACACGCATCTTGAAGTTAGACTGGTATATTTTTAAATAAAGAGGATGCAAATGATTTACCAAAGAAACCAAGCGCATCCTGATTATTTATTTTCCCTGGTTAGTGGATGCACTATAAAACCTCAAGATAACTTGAGGTCAAGTAATATTTATCTAAGTACGTCTAATATTTTTTGAATGTATATACGCGTTACCTTTCAAGTTGCTCATTATAAAACAACATAACTCGTTGTTTCTCCCAGCTTTGTGGGGAGAAACAATATGCATATTGAAGTGAGATGGCTATACGCATTAAATTTTAAGTTGCAGCTTGCAAATCACTGTGTGTGATTGTTTATATCCCTCCGCTACACGGGAGATATAAGACGCATCTTGAAAGACGATTTAGGGAGCTGTGCCTTTGGATTTCAACTGGCAGCTTTCCCGTAATATGCGCATGACAGTATTTGCACCGCTACGGTTGGGATTGATGCGGATCATGCGTTGTTCCAGAGTGGGATCTGCTTGACGGAAGGTGCCGGAAATGCGGTAAAACAGGGGCGGAATTTCAAACTTTGACTCTGCACCTACCGGATAAGGTAGCGCACCGAGTGTGGGAGCTATGGCGAGCACTCTTTCTGCAATGGGATCGTGAAATTCGACCAGTAACACTTTTGATTGTGCATTGGCGAGAAAGGCTTGTTTTACCTGTGGCAATTCCCCTTGGTTCAAGCGCGTCACCAGTTCGTTATTCACTTCGGCCTGTACTGCGTGCATAACCGGTGCGAATACCATACCTCGCAGGGCTTCCATTGCCTGATAACCTTGTATCTGGCAGCCACCGGAGTACATGCTGTGGCGTAGATTATCAATGATTGCCTGCTTTCCTACAATTAACCCAACGCCTTGTGGTCCCAATAATTTGAAGCAAGAGAACGTGGAAAGGGTTGCGCCATATTGACAACCGATATGTGCTACTTTCATTGCCGCGTAGTTATCATCGACTAATGAAGGAATGTCATATTGATTCAGGGTGCTGATGACCTCTTGCAGGCAGTAGCGGTCAGATATTTTCTGGCGTGTATGTTGAATAAGGCTGGCAGCGGGGGAGAATTGCTTAATAGCGGCCACAATTTGCTCTGTGTGGTTGAAATCTGCCTGTACGACACGAAGCCCCATTTGTTCAATTGATGCCTGGGTTGTGGGATAAATCGGTGCATGATGTACAAGTAACGTTGAATTGGGACTGACCAACGCGGCCAGTCCCGCGCGTAATGCACCCGTTCCTGCTCCATTGACAAAAGCGGCTGTTTCAGCGCCGAAAAACTCCGCAATCACCGCTTCAATGCGTCGGGTCATCCGTGGTTGGTGGAGATCTGGGACTAACCCCAGATCGCCTTGCGAAAGAAAATCAGCACCAGGAAAATGGCGACAGATAATATCAACCAGCTTGAATTGTTGCTGTTGCGCTTGTGCCATCGTCATGCTTTGCAATGGATAGGTTTTCATTTTCTTATTTTATTCCCAGCAGAAACAGCAAGTTTGCCAGTATACCCACAATGATTGTCGCAATTGGGCCGATAGCCATTTCCACTAAAGGACGTTTGGATGTACGGTTAAGCAGATAGATACCCGCCACGATCATAAAGCCCATGCCAGGCAAAATTGCGTTGGCGGCAATCATCGCACCAACCAGCAAGGCAACTTCGAGCATTTTGGTGATCGCGGTACGAATATGTCCGCTGCATGCTTTCACTCCAGGATACTTATCCAACCAGATAGCGATTTTTGCCAGTAGCTGGATTTCAATGAACATGGTGATGCCGCCTGCGACAAAGGCAATCCACGGATTGTTGGTTGCCAGCCCTGCCACAAACACAAATTTCATGCCATTTGGGCTATAAACGCCTGTGGCTATAGCTGTCGTACCCACTAATGGGATGAAGCTGATGGCACGTGCCAGTGCTACCAGCAATGCATTGGTCTGTTCACCTTGAGCCATGAGTTGTAAGGAAACAGGCCCTTCCGCCAGCAGGCTAAAAGACATGGTCGCAGCACTGGCGGTCAAGCCGCCACACAGGATTAGCAGCCATTTATTTTTCTGGATACGTTCTATACGGGTGGAAAACAGACCGACTAAGACTTCGTTGGCACCTTTTTGCTCCGCTGTCTGCGTTGGACGTTCACGCATGGCAAAGTAGAACATGGCAATCATCGACAGCAATAGTGCCGCGCCGTTAGGATCAATGCTGACGGGTTTTTCGATCATCCCCCCAAAGCTCAACGGGCCAATGGCCTTGGTTGCCAGATAGCCGACCAGTGCGGTGAACATGACCAAAAGCCCTTTGCGATAGCCGTATTGATAACCGACGACCATCGCAGGAAACAGGGCGAAACAGGCCACAATCGGATCGCCTACTTTCTTGAGATCATTGGTGAAATTAACGGGCAACATGGCAAACAGTTCCACCACCGAACGCAGCCCAGCCAGCAATGCGATGGCATATAAGGCACCAATGACACCAGAGGAGATAAAACCTCTCCGGCTATTGGCACACCAAATCCCGATCATGTCTGTACCGAGTAACAGGCTGTGAACCAAGACAATGGGGGCCGTGAGTGAAAAGGGAATGCCAAAACCGACAACCAAACCAATGCTCAGGGCGAAACTGGTTGCGGCAAGCGCTTTGCGGCTCATGCGACCTTCAAGGTATTCCGGCAACAGTGGGCGTAGGCCATCGTGAAAAACAGCGATACCACGGTTTGCCATCATAGCGGCAATAGCGCCAATGGCTGCCAATAACCCTGCCTTAAAAGGATCGACCTCCATCAACCTCAGTAGGAAATCATGAAAATGTTGCACGATTGCCTCCTTACAGTGAGATGATGGTATTAATGATCACAGGCAGGACGATATCAATATCCTGACCGGTAAAACCAAATGCTTTCTTACCGGCTTTCACATGGGCGATAATCTCGTCATTGGACAAGATTTTTCCTGGCATTCCGACGGTGGCACATTGACTTAGTCCAATAAGCGCAATTGCCATTGCCAGTGCACCTCCTCCACCCGTATTACACGCGCCAAAATAGTAATCTGCTTCGCCATTTTTAATTGCCATCGCCGCGTCAATATCATTCATGATGGTAATAGCGGTGGCTTTATTGCCGGCCAATTGACGAATGCTTTCGGCTATTGCCTGTTTCTCTATTTGTCCACCAACGACAAATCTCATGTTGTTATCCCTCTCTTTGTATCTTCATATCGGATTGCTTTTTGAAAAAGCTATGTTTTTAGAATTGGTTTAATTTAACCTTGTGTTTTGTAAGTTTATTTTTTCTTGCCTTGGAAAAATTGTGCAGGATTATCACGCAGCATTTGGTCTATCTGTTTTTGACAAAAACCGGCTTCCAGCAACATAGGAACGAATACGGTTAGCAAGTAATCGAAACCATTTCCCCCATTGTTTTTCAAATGAGATCGACGCGTGATATCTTGGGAAAGCATGATCCGATCCAGCAGTCCACGCTTGGCAACCTCTTGCAACATGGTAATGCGTCGGCTGTCGGGATAGTAATTATTCTTGCCGATTGTATCGAATTGTACCCATGCTCCGTCCTCTAGCAGTGGAATAATGGTGTCCAGATTATCCCTCAGATCACAATGGCCGATAGCCACATATTCAGGGGAAACGCCAATCTCCATTAACAGCGCCAATTGCTCACGTCCCATTGTGCTTAATGTGGTGTGAGTGGAAATAGGACAGCCTGTAGCCTGGTGTGCCAATGCCGCAGCGATAAACGCCTTTTGCTCATCTTGTGTGATTTGATCGAGACTAGAACCAATTTCTGCAATTACCCCTGCTTTTAATGCGGTGCCATCAATGCCAATTTCAATTTCAGCGATCATGTCATCGGCGATAGCCTGTACACTTAACTCTCTGAAATGAGGAGGGAAGAAAGGTTGTTTATAGTAGCCCGTCGAAGCAATGATATTGATACGGGTATCACGCATCAGATCCAGCAGAAAAGCGGCGTTGCGTCCCATGTAACGATTGGTCATCTCCACGATGTTTCTCACCCCAAGGCTGTAGAGGTGACGAAGTTCTCCTGCGATCAGATCGTATTGATCCAATCGACAATCCAGGTTTCCTTTCACATCAGAGAGATCGATATGCAAGTGTTCATGTACATAGGTATAGCCTGAAACATCAATCAAGTTATTTGCCTTTGTTGCCAAACGGCCGGATCATGCGGTAATTCCGTTATAGCGAAAATAATATTATTTAATGATGGAATGATCTTATTTGTAATACCTTTGTTGGGGGATTAGTTAGAATAACCACTATTTTTCCAGTTTCCTTGACTGTCATAAATCCCTTCAAGTTTTGGAGAGCCGGATTGAATACCTGAAACAAGGGCAACATCGCTGCGCGTTGTGAAAATCTGAGGGCGAAAACACATGATCACTGGGCTACCAATAGGGTGAATGCCTGCTAACGGGAGGTGGTAGTCAATGCAGGGTTCACCCAGACGTAGTATGCGTACTTTTTTAGCCAGGGTGATGCCAGGAGGGGTGGTATGTTCAGGAAGAACCAATGCATGTTTCATATGCCCGCGTTTGTAATAACCGCCACCGTAGCAGTAACTATGACCATCATGGTGATGGGATATTTCTGTGAGATAGACCATTGCAATGTGTTCCGGCTCGCAGCCACAGAAGTTGGCGGGGATGGTTCCGGTCAGTGCATGGCCTGGTTCCAGGTGGGTGGCGCCGTATTTGGCCAGTAATGGTATGGTGTTACAGCTTGAGGCTGCCGGAGCATTAATTTGCGAAAGTTTAATGCCGAGTTGTTCCAGTCGGTTTCGTGCCCGAATGAGGGTGAGCAAATTGGGGGTGGGTAAGGTTATCTGATAGCGGGGATCCCATGCCAGACAAGGAAAATGCGTCAGACCGCTCAATTTTATGCCTGGCATGTGTTTTAAGGCATCGACAACGGTATCTAATTCGTTAAAGGTGATACCGGCTTCTTGGCCGGAGAAGGCGATATCTCGTTTATCAAATATTTTCAGCATGATGGGCTGAATTCGCCCCAATTTCTCCGCAATATCTGAAATAGCTTGGGCTTTTTCAAGGGAAAATACAGTAATGATACTCGGACTATGCTTGAGCATGGTTTCTATTAAATGGGTTGGGGTCTGTACCAAATGACCGATGTGGCACAGTGGAATACCATGCTGGCTCAGGCTATAAGCTTCCCTGAAATCGACAGCCACGACACCGCGATAACCGAGGTCAATCAATTTTTGGGTCAGCCATGGGTTACGCCCAATTTGTTTGGTCATCAAATAGAGCTCAATGTCATATTGCGCCGCGGCTTGCAGTAAGCGCTGACCATTGTCCAAAACCTGATCGACATCGATGATGTAGGTATCTGGCAAGATTGCACCTTGTTGCCAAAGGTCTTTTGCAACTTCAATCAATTTGGGGTTCTGTTTTTTTAATGCCTCAATAAACATAGGGCTCCCTTTATCGCTAAAAAGCAGCAAGGCTGTGTGAAATCAACATTTTTATAGATTAATTTTCATTTTTTTGAATATTTTTATGAGAATCAAAAACTAACCTCTTTCGCGTGAAAATATTAAACCATATAAATTTGCCAACAGATAGCCTTCCTCGTTGGGATGTAAGACTACGGTAAATTTTGCAATTAGGGAGTAATGCATTGTGAGTAATTGGTTGTAGTATTCAGATTGCTCGAGTGTTGCCAATATTTCTTTATCCAATGGAGCGACTACTTCACCACGGCGTGAACGCATGAAAGCACTTGCCATATGGGTAAGCGCCATTTCGCCTTGCGGATGACGGATAGGGATGTGCCAGATATCTTCCAGAACATGCACAACTTCCAGCATGTTATCGTGGATATCTTGATCGATAACATCACCTTGTAGCAGGATAGTTAGCCGTTGTTCTATCATTGCTTTTTGTTATACACAGGTGTTAACCAGCCGCTTATTTGGTTCAATAAACGGGTTCGATGATGCCTGTTACTACGTTTTGTTGATGGGTTAGCAATAGATCCCGATCAACCATAGTATGCAGGAGTTGCTGGATAGGAATATTATCCTTGCGGGTGAGGATAACGGCTTCAGAAGCCTTGATAAAACACTCACTGCTGTCAGGGAGTTGGGTCATCAGACCTTGTGCTATGAGTTCATGGCCTTGTCCAACGTTCCAGATGGCCGCATCAATGTAGCCTTTTATTATTTGATTTAGGCATTCATGATAGGAAACCTCGACCAATTCAATCTCTTTGTCAGCAAAGTATTGCTTTGTCATTATTTTTTGGTCTGCTGAGGTGCTATCTAACCCAACGCGACGAATTGATTCCATTTCGCCATTGCGAAAGATTAACCGATGCCTGTCTGTATAACTTTGTGTCCCTAGTGAAAGCGCAATATATAGATCTTTATTATCTGGGTGCTGTTCTGCGGCAAGTCTTGATGTTACCGCTAAATCGTAAACACCACTCAGTAAACATTCAATGCGGATATCTGAGCCACGCATGTGCGCGAAGTAAAAGGGAACACTTGCACACAATGCTTTTAAACCACTGGCCAGCCCTTCATAAGCTCGGGTATATGGGAGTGGCATCGCACAAACCACATTGCCAATATCGGCATACTGCAACAGTAATTTGTGGTTTATCTGTGCAAGAAAGCTACCACTACGACCACGACGCTTAATTCCAACCACCTGCGCCTGTTCAAGAGATTTTAATGCTGCTTGCATCAAACCCACGGACAATCCACATTCTTTAGCCAATACTTCTATGGTTTTCAGGCGATTACCGCATTGTTCAGAGAGGAGATAACGAGCCAGAAATGACTGCGCGATCCCTTCTTTTTTAATGAATGTTTGACTCATCATTACAAGTTCTTATCCATTCCCATTTATATTCATAAAATTGAACATAAATCGCAATAAGCGAATTAAAGAAAAGGGATTAATATCACAATTACAAAAAAAATGAAAATTTAAAAAATGATAAAGTTTAATATTATCAATATTTTGAATATATATTTCAATTTTGCATTGAAGATATAAAAATTGCCATCATGGGAGAATATAGGGCCGGTTAGGGTATTATCTATGCCCGCTCACTGTGTTTTTCTGTATCGATGGTGATTTTTGCTGTACTATTTATCACGCTACAGAATAATTAGGCTACATTCTGCACGTTATTTTTGCATGAATCAATAAAATATCTTATGGCATGTATGTTATTTAAGATCATTAAAATTTATACCAATCTAACTTCAAGATGCGTGTGATATTTCCCCGCGAAGCGGGGGAGATATCAGGTTTCATATCGTGTTGTAAATTGCAGCTTGAAGTTTAATGCGTATAGCTTTTTCTGTTGTTATAGCCAACAATAAAGTAGGTTTATTATAGGATTATATTTTCATTTTCTTATTTATATAGACCAATTCAACTTCAAGATGCGTGTTATATTTCCCCGCGAAGCGGGGAGAAACAATATGCATCTTGAAGTTAGATTGGTATAAGATTGTTTTTTGAAAGATGAAATATATAAATCAAAATATTGCCCAGATTGAATACAAGCCACATTAGTGGTATCACTTCCCATAGTACCACTTATACACCAATCTCATTTCAAGATGCGTGTGGCGTCTCCCCGCGAAGCGGGGAGACATCAGGTTTCATATCGTGTTGTAAATTGCAACTTGAAGTTTAATGCGTATAGCGCTTAACAAATATCGAGACCAGGAAAAAGGGTTATGAATACTTTATCCATTGTAACCATTTTATTGATGTTATTTCCTTGTTTGGTCAATGCTGGTGAAGTAAATACAGCTTTAGCCAAGGAAAATGAAACAGCGACAGCACGTTTTTTCAGTAAGCTGATTGAAACCAACGATCCAAATGTTGCAGAGCTAACAATGGCATTGAAAATGATGCCCAAAGGTGCAGATATCCATATTCACTATTCTGGTGCAATATATGCAGAAACCTATCTTGATTGGGTTGGTGATAAGGGCTATTGCATTTATGATCGGACCGATCCGAAACTTAAGATCGAAATTTATCGAATAGAAACACGTCAGAAAAACCAACTCCCAGGCGAGAATCAGCAATTTTGTCTCGAAAAGAGTGCAGTCATGGCAAACAATGCCTTCTACCGAGAGTTATTGAAGGTATGGTCAGACAAAGATTTTCATAACCATTATCACGTGCAGAAGGCGCCGGACCAGCACTTTTTTGATACCTTTAGTTATTTCAGCCCATTATCACATCAAATTTTAACGGATGGGATGACAAAATTAAAAAATCGGGCCAAAAATGAAAATGTTCAGTATCTGGAAATAATGTTAAACAGGGCACCTTCTTTTGAGTACCCAGAACTGGCTAAAGCACTCGATGCGTTAGGCCCAGATGCTGATGAAAATACCGTTTTCGCAGCATTGGCGCCCTATGCGGATTTTATGGCTAAGGACCCACTTGTCAGGGAAGGCATATCTGATTATATCCAAACCGAAGAAGCGGCGGTTTCCGGGATCGACGATGATGAGTTTCGGATTCGGCTCCAATCTTATGTTGTTCGTAATGCGTCACGCGCGACTGTATTCTCAAGTCTGTATTCGGCATTTTCAGCGGCACATATGAGCAAAAAGATTGTCGGTGTGAATATTGTTGGGCCGGAAAATGGTTATATAGCCATCCGTGACTATAAGTTGCACATGCTGATGTTCCGGTATCTAAAAAGGCTTTTCCCCGATGTTCGTTTATCGCTACATGCGGGAGAATTAGTAAGTGGAATGGTTCCGCCAGAAGATTTGGCAAATCACATTCGATATGCTGTAGATATCGCAGGGGCAAATCGGATCGGCCACGGTGTTGATATTGCCAGGGAAGAGAAGGCGATTGCATTACTCCAGGTACTGAGAGAAAAGGCAATTCCTGTCGAAATTAACCTGACGAGTAATGACTTTATTCTTGGTGTTAGAGGGAATGAGCATCCGATAAAACTTTATCAACGTTATGGAGTACCTTTTGTGATATCAAGTGATGATCTAGGCGTTTCTCGTGGTGACCTGACTCATGAATTTGTCATTTTTGCCACAAACTACAAGCCATCTTATGCAGAGATCAAAAAAACCGTATTTAATAGCATCCAATATTCTTTTCTATCTCCAGAGGAAAAATCGGCGGAGTTGCAGGATCTGCGGTCCAGGTTTTTGATTTACGAATCAGAGATTGCGGGAATAGAAAAAGCGGTGCACGAGCGCGCGCATACGCCGGCAGAACAAAATTAATTTGGCTATTGGGATTTAATCAGATAGTTTTTTAGCCATTATATGCATGATGCTTTGCTGCTTGGGGCTGGAAAAAATAATATCTTTTTGCTGTTTCAGCCCCTTTCGGACATAAAATTTGATGGCAAAAGTGTTCTGTTCCAATACTTCCAGCCAAAGCCACTTTTGCTCTTGTTCATGGCCAAATTTCACCACATGATCAAATAATTGATCACCATATTTTTGTCCGGTTAGCTTGGGTAGCAGATAGAGTTTATGTAAATGGATACCTGTAAAATCTTTATCAGGAATAGGTTGATTTAAAATGATTTTACTGAAACCAACTATGTTGGCATACCTTATATTTTGGGGAGTAATGATATTTGAGCCAGTAGTATCCTGAGATTCAGCAATAAACCATTTATGGTCAGGAGATTGTAATGAATCCGATATTTGTTCTACGGCGCATTCTCCGGCAATATATTCTTCCAATTCATCTTGATCATGCCATAAATAAGAAAAGTGAAAACGATAGCTTGTTTCCAGTAGCCAAGATAGTAGTGTAGCGTCTTCTGTCGTTGCATCCCGAATCGTTAACATGGATACCTCTAAAATTATTTATTGGTGATTAGGCCATGATTTGAGATGTCATTGATAAGATGTTCTCCTGCCAACCATTCCCCATAACCTGAAGCGGTATGGATATGCCCAGCCCCAGACAAGACAATGAGCTCTGATTGCCAGTGAATTGCTAGGGTACGTGCTTTTTCCAAAGATAAAAATTCATCGTTATCACTGCATACCAGTGTAGATGGAAAAGGTAGAGGAGATGTAGCCAGAGGGCGTTGAACCTGAATTTCCAAAGGTGCTTTAGGGTTGTCGATATCAGCAGGAGCAACAAGCAAGGCCCCTTTGACTTTATTGGATTTTCGTTCTGCTGCCCATTGGCTAATGGTAATGGCACCACAGCTATGTCCAATAAGAAAGAGTTCTCCCGCTGTTTTTTCGATGGTTTCATTAAGACGATGTATCCATTTTTCCCTGACGGGAGATT contains:
- the soxR gene encoding redox-sensitive transcriptional activator SoxR — encoded protein: MEKDNSIDFNRALTIGEVSKRSGVAISALHFYESKGLIKSSRNQGNQRRFPSIVLRYIAIIKVAQSTGISLKEIKQALDQFPPDSQLTAEQWLTFSLQLQNILDQRIKKLIRLRDNLGNCIGCGCLSLTECPLRNPNDVLGQDGTGPRILEKD
- a CDS encoding methyltransferase, giving the protein MSLEMVTAYRKSNALFAFVDSKAPLYLSTQDGKTVEQIAQLCHVYQDRFHRLLNYMQTLNVLTKKDDKFYLTEQWASLSDPNSFETLYIKFELDPAFWNAWSQYSSSLSKTNKKSAFELTHHEPFFDYLNHEKNKTIKTVFDNLLAKMTDKMNEHIIEHIPLNGISSLIDIGGGVGSLAKSIKMHYPHIQCHVMDQYDFIRQESEGITFINGNFFSTIPAGYDAYSIKNVLDDWPDNQAIDILKNCHKAMREDSVLYVIDMIKEPNEAVSFDLYIDTLLLGKKRYQSEFEFMAKKASLSITNIYSMDFATENGNYYIIEMKK
- a CDS encoding aminotransferase class V-fold PLP-dependent enzyme, translating into MKTYPLQSMTMAQAQQQQFKLVDIICRHFPGADFLSQGDLGLVPDLHQPRMTRRIEAVIAEFFGAETAAFVNGAGTGALRAGLAALVSPNSTLLVHHAPIYPTTQASIEQMGLRVVQADFNHTEQIVAAIKQFSPAASLIQHTRQKISDRYCLQEVISTLNQYDIPSLVDDNYAAMKVAHIGCQYGATLSTFSCFKLLGPQGVGLIVGKQAIIDNLRHSMYSGGCQIQGYQAMEALRGMVFAPVMHAVQAEVNNELVTRLNQGELPQVKQAFLANAQSKVLLVEFHDPIAERVLAIAPTLGALPYPVGAESKFEIPPLFYRISGTFRQADPTLEQRMIRINPNRSGANTVMRILRESCQLKSKGTAP
- a CDS encoding YhfT family protein; this encodes MQHFHDFLLRLMEVDPFKAGLLAAIGAIAAMMANRGIAVFHDGLRPLLPEYLEGRMSRKALAATSFALSIGLVVGFGIPFSLTAPIVLVHSLLLGTDMIGIWCANSRRGFISSGVIGALYAIALLAGLRSVVELFAMLPVNFTNDLKKVGDPIVACFALFPAMVVGYQYGYRKGLLVMFTALVGYLATKAIGPLSFGGMIEKPVSIDPNGAALLLSMIAMFYFAMRERPTQTAEQKGANEVLVGLFSTRIERIQKNKWLLILCGGLTASAATMSFSLLAEGPVSLQLMAQGEQTNALLVALARAISFIPLVGTTAIATGVYSPNGMKFVFVAGLATNNPWIAFVAGGITMFIEIQLLAKIAIWLDKYPGVKACSGHIRTAITKMLEVALLVGAMIAANAILPGMGFMIVAGIYLLNRTSKRPLVEMAIGPIATIIVGILANLLFLLGIK
- a CDS encoding DUF2620 domain-containing protein, giving the protein MRFVVGGQIEKQAIAESIRQLAGNKATAITIMNDIDAAMAIKNGEADYYFGACNTGGGGALAMAIALIGLSQCATVGMPGKILSNDEIIAHVKAGKKAFGFTGQDIDIVLPVIINTIISL
- a CDS encoding phosphotriesterase-related protein, producing MATKANNLIDVSGYTYVHEHLHIDLSDVKGNLDCRLDQYDLIAGELRHLYSLGVRNIVEMTNRYMGRNAAFLLDLMRDTRINIIASTGYYKQPFFPPHFRELSVQAIADDMIAEIEIGIDGTALKAGVIAEIGSSLDQITQDEQKAFIAAALAHQATGCPISTHTTLSTMGREQLALLMEIGVSPEYVAIGHCDLRDNLDTIIPLLEDGAWVQFDTIGKNNYYPDSRRITMLQEVAKRGLLDRIMLSQDITRRSHLKNNGGNGFDYLLTVFVPMLLEAGFCQKQIDQMLRDNPAQFFQGKKK
- a CDS encoding YhfX family PLP-dependent enzyme; translation: MFIEALKKQNPKLIEVAKDLWQQGAILPDTYIIDVDQVLDNGQRLLQAAAQYDIELYLMTKQIGRNPWLTQKLIDLGYRGVVAVDFREAYSLSQHGIPLCHIGHLVQTPTHLIETMLKHSPSIITVFSLEKAQAISDIAEKLGRIQPIMLKIFDKRDIAFSGQEAGITFNELDTVVDALKHMPGIKLSGLTHFPCLAWDPRYQITLPTPNLLTLIRARNRLEQLGIKLSQINAPAASSCNTIPLLAKYGATHLEPGHALTGTIPANFCGCEPEHIAMVYLTEISHHHDGHSYCYGGGYYKRGHMKHALVLPEHTTPPGITLAKKVRILRLGEPCIDYHLPLAGIHPIGSPVIMCFRPQIFTTRSDVALVSGIQSGSPKLEGIYDSQGNWKNSGYSN
- a CDS encoding PRD domain-containing protein, yielding MIEQRLTILLQGDVIDQDIHDNMLEVVHVLEDIWHIPIRHPQGEMALTHMASAFMRSRRGEVVAPLDKEILATLEQSEYYNQLLTMHYSLIAKFTVVLHPNEEGYLLANLYGLIFSRERG
- the yhfZ gene encoding GntR family transcriptional regulator YhfZ encodes the protein MMSQTFIKKEGIAQSFLARYLLSEQCGNRLKTIEVLAKECGLSVGLMQAALKSLEQAQVVGIKRRGRSGSFLAQINHKLLLQYADIGNVVCAMPLPYTRAYEGLASGLKALCASVPFYFAHMRGSDIRIECLLSGVYDLAVTSRLAAEQHPDNKDLYIALSLGTQSYTDRHRLIFRNGEMESIRRVGLDSTSADQKIMTKQYFADKEIELVEVSYHECLNQIIKGYIDAAIWNVGQGHELIAQGLMTQLPDSSECFIKASEAVILTRKDNIPIQQLLHTMVDRDLLLTHQQNVVTGIIEPVY
- a CDS encoding adenosine deaminase family protein encodes the protein MNTLSIVTILLMLFPCLVNAGEVNTALAKENETATARFFSKLIETNDPNVAELTMALKMMPKGADIHIHYSGAIYAETYLDWVGDKGYCIYDRTDPKLKIEIYRIETRQKNQLPGENQQFCLEKSAVMANNAFYRELLKVWSDKDFHNHYHVQKAPDQHFFDTFSYFSPLSHQILTDGMTKLKNRAKNENVQYLEIMLNRAPSFEYPELAKALDALGPDADENTVFAALAPYADFMAKDPLVREGISDYIQTEEAAVSGIDDDEFRIRLQSYVVRNASRATVFSSLYSAFSAAHMSKKIVGVNIVGPENGYIAIRDYKLHMLMFRYLKRLFPDVRLSLHAGELVSGMVPPEDLANHIRYAVDIAGANRIGHGVDIAREEKAIALLQVLREKAIPVEINLTSNDFILGVRGNEHPIKLYQRYGVPFVISSDDLGVSRGDLTHEFVIFATNYKPSYAEIKKTVFNSIQYSFLSPEEKSAELQDLRSRFLIYESEIAGIEKAVHERAHTPAEQN